One part of the Parambassis ranga chromosome 8, fParRan2.1, whole genome shotgun sequence genome encodes these proteins:
- the hexim1 gene encoding protein HEXIM1, whose product MTEPAEQTHHLKTSGSPSGGSSGVALEHLPASNHGAPQNGDRGRQREQKQQQRAENCADINTGKLWQMKGDQRKVCPALDAGNEHDIHAAGGNNHTSQGKNGQGGPLPETLNQVQEGLHIDSDTGLDARLGRKRHRRRTSKKKRHWKPYNKLSWDEKKALEERETARASRMREEMFAKGLPVAPYNTTQFLMDEHDREEPDLNTETGVRRPLGVGGRLEDTGSEEDFFDNEEEEDDDGSGGGSDGIGRAGNAGGEFLQRDFSETYEMYHVESLQNMTKQELVQEYLELEKCMSRLEEENNRLRRAVEPGGLTVESYLVRVREMERELETLRAQNTELLLQSQLSKDRGQVATN is encoded by the coding sequence ATGACAGAGCCAGCGGAACAGACCCATCACCTGAAAACTTCAGGCAGCCCATCAGGTGGGAGCAGCGGAGTCGCTTTGGAGCATCTCCCAGCCAGCAACCATGGAGCACCACAGAACGGCGACAGGGGGCGCCAGAgagagcagaaacagcagcagcgggCGGAGAACTGTGCGGATATCAACACAGGCAAGTTATGGCAAATGAAAGGCGACCAGCGGAAGGTGTGTCCTGCCTTAGATGCCGGAAATGAGCACGATATCCACGCAGCAGGCGGTAATAATCACACCTCACAGGGAAAGAACGGCCAAGGAGGACCGCTGCCGGAGACTTTGAACCAGGTGCAGGAGGGTTTGCACATCGACTCCGACACTGGCTTAGATGCGCGCCTGGGCAGGAAAAGGCACAGGCGCAGGACCTCCAAGAAGAAGCGTCACTGGAAACCTTACAACAAACTTTCCTGGGATGAAAAGAAAGCcctggaggagagggagaccGCTCGGGCTTCTCGGATGCGAGAGGAGATGTTTGCCAAAGGGCTGCCTGTAGCCCCGTACAACACCACCCAGTTCCTAATGGACGAGCACGACCGAGAGGAACCGGACCTCAACACTGAAACCGGTGTCAGGCGGCCTTTAGGGGTCGGTGGGCGCCTGGAGGACACCGGCAGCGAGGAGGACTTTTTCGAcaacgaggaagaggaggacgatgaCGGCAGCGGCGGAGGCAGCGATGGTATCGGGAGGGCCGGGAACGCAGGTGGGGAGTTTCTCCAGAGAGACTTTTCCGAAACCTACGAGATGTACCACGTCGAAAGCCTGCAGAATATGACAAAGCAGGAACTGGTGCAGGAGTACCTGGAGCTGGAGAAGTGCATGTCccggctggaggaggagaacaacCGGCTGAGGCGTGCCGTGGAGCCCGGAGGTCTGACCGTGGAGAGCTACCTGGTCCGAgtcagagagatggagagggaaCTGGAGACACTGAGAGCCCAAAACACGGAGCTGCTCCTGCAGAGTCAGCTCAGCAAGGACAGGGGGCAGGTCGCTACCAATTAA